In Ignatzschineria indica, a single window of DNA contains:
- a CDS encoding DNA methyltransferase: protein MINLINDDCMAYMRTCKDKQFDLAIVDPPYYAGVADFRYFGQEVSTTGVKRIEYELNGETWDNNIPGLEYYEELCRVSKHQIIFGINYFEFAGLARGGLIVWDKKRAAGIGFSDGEVASCSLINSVRFFRYTWDGMRQERMDWRKEEKIHPTQKPIALYEWLMMNYSNTGESILDTHLGSGSSAIAASHLGINFTGVEIDTNQFNRTKERIEKEISQGRLFA, encoded by the coding sequence ATGATTAATCTTATTAATGATGACTGCATGGCTTACATGCGCACCTGCAAAGACAAGCAATTTGATCTTGCTATTGTCGATCCTCCTTATTATGCCGGTGTAGCTGATTTTAGATATTTTGGGCAAGAGGTCAGTACAACAGGCGTTAAGAGAATCGAATACGAGCTCAATGGTGAAACTTGGGACAACAACATTCCTGGGCTTGAATATTACGAAGAGCTTTGCCGAGTGAGTAAGCATCAAATCATTTTCGGGATTAATTATTTCGAGTTTGCTGGGCTAGCAAGAGGCGGGTTGATTGTTTGGGATAAAAAAAGAGCTGCAGGCATTGGCTTTAGTGACGGTGAAGTTGCTTCTTGCTCTCTGATCAACTCGGTTAGATTTTTCCGTTATACGTGGGATGGCATGCGTCAAGAGCGTATGGATTGGCGAAAAGAAGAGAAGATCCATCCAACACAGAAGCCTATTGCCCTTTATGAGTGGTTAATGATGAATTACTCGAATACAGGCGAAAGCATTTTGGATACTCATTTAGGGTCTGGATCTAGTGCAATCGCAGCAAGTCATTTAGGGATCAACTTTACCGGGGTTGAAATTGATACAAATCAAT